The following are encoded together in the Sandaracinaceae bacterium genome:
- a CDS encoding MotA/TolQ/ExbB proton channel family protein translates to MNLIETTKNLLVTAGATFVLWLLFALSLVSVIIAVERFLFFRSRTDDVRSLMAQLDGHLQSGAYDLAIECLRPMRSVAAAVATAGLRLAGRGSQAADKGMLSAVAAERKTLEARLVFLGTVGNNAPFVGLFGTVIGVILAFEELGQATATAGSGAASQVASGAVMSAIAEALVATAVGIAVALPAVAAYNFFQRKLAVLLDDAETVSNLVLAYLVSEDD, encoded by the coding sequence ATGAACCTCATCGAGACCACCAAGAACCTGCTCGTCACCGCCGGCGCCACCTTCGTGCTCTGGCTGCTGTTCGCGCTGTCGCTCGTCAGCGTGATCATCGCGGTAGAGCGCTTCCTGTTCTTCCGCTCGCGCACCGATGACGTGCGGTCGCTGATGGCGCAGCTCGACGGGCACCTGCAGAGCGGTGCGTACGACCTGGCGATCGAGTGCCTGCGCCCCATGCGCTCCGTTGCCGCCGCGGTGGCCACGGCAGGCCTGCGGCTGGCGGGGCGCGGGTCGCAAGCGGCCGACAAGGGCATGCTGAGCGCTGTGGCCGCCGAGCGGAAGACGCTCGAAGCGCGCCTCGTGTTCCTGGGCACCGTGGGCAACAACGCGCCGTTCGTGGGGCTGTTCGGCACCGTCATCGGCGTGATCCTCGCCTTTGAGGAGCTTGGCCAGGCCACGGCCACCGCGGGCTCGGGCGCAGCGAGTCAGGTCGCGTCGGGCGCCGTGATGTCCGCCATCGCCGAGGCCTTGGTGGCCACCGCCGTGGGCATCGCCGTCGCCCTCCCCGCGGTCGCCGCGTACAATTTCTTCCAGCGCAAGCTGGCGGTGCTGCTCGACGACGCGGAGACCGTGTCCAACCTGGTGCTCGCCTACCTGGTGTCGGAGGACGACTAA